One window of the Alligator mississippiensis isolate rAllMis1 chromosome 5, rAllMis1, whole genome shotgun sequence genome contains the following:
- the LOC132243277 gene encoding testis-expressed protein 50-like has protein sequence MDILPEDLKQMELETQLMSTCLPYPLDQLSLYFTNLETTKGWMDILCISIKVVLYILCSLSVQYLWIKWKMHQRSVVMPEVVSQTSTVSVATELYGERTSNVDKMLWRLLANTPMMMKYLKHVCHHERKKVPPWQLNKRRKVEETEDDEEIFPACPYNHCSSVDTVMQEV, from the exons ATGGATATTCTTCCAGAAGATCTGAAACAAATGGAGCTTGAAACACAGCTTATGTCTACTTGCCTGCCCTACCCTTTGGACCAATTATCTCTCTACTTTACCAACCTGGAAACAACCAAAGGATGGATGGATATCCTGTGTATTAGCATCAAAGTAGTCCTTTACATCCTCTGTTCTTTATCTGTACAGTATCTATGGATCAAATGGAAGATGCATCAAAGAAGTGTTGTGATGCCCGAA GTAGTAAGTCAGACATCCACAGTTTCGGTTGCAACAGAACTCTATGGTGAGCGCACCTCCAATGTGGACAAAATGCTGTGGAGACTGTTGGCAAATACACCCATGATGATGAAATACCTGAAGCACGTCTGCCACCATGAAAGGAAAAAAGTCCCACCATGGCAATTAAATAAAAGGAGAAAGGTGGAAGAAACTGAGGATGATGAAGAAATATTCCCTGCTTGTCCTTATAACCACTGCTCCAGTGTGGACACTGTGATGCAGGAAGTGTAA
- the ANKRD45 gene encoding ankyrin repeat domain-containing protein 45, with product MDPEEAMGLADTGQEAEESEYFNPLLRPVLLGEVEGVQQIFENPEDPNHEKAMQLLLEKDVIGRDMLYAACMVGQSEVIRALAKYGVDMKDKTPRGYTLLHCTAAWGQLETLKILVELGADIVATTFRGEKARDIACRYGQAECVDFLDWSEAKQTLQMFISHVQATITDPEKVQGRLNKEDKNASLSACRAKSDWLNSTKEATRLDFLAQKQELEDKMLPIFTKMATPRLPTAKNVKSSVSSSRI from the exons ATGGATCCAGAAGaggccatggggctggcagatACAGGACAGGAGGCTGAGGAGTCAGAGTATTTTAACCCCCTCCTGAGACCTGTTCTCTTGGGAGAAGTGGAGGGCGTACAGCAGATTTTTGAGAACCCAGAGGATCCCAACCATGAGAAGGCTATGCAACTGCTGTTGGAAAAGGACGTTATTGGGAGAGACATGCTGTATGCAGCATGCATGGTTGGACAGAGCGAAGTCATCAGAGCACTGGCCAAATATGGGGTAGACATGAAAGATAAAACACCCAGAG GTTACACACTCCTTCACTGTACTGCTGCATGGGGACAACTAGAAACTTTGAAAATTCTGGTAGAACTGGGAGCTGATATTGTAGCAACCACTTTCCGAGGCGAAAAGGCCCGAGATATTGCCTGCCGCTATGGCCAGGCTGAGTGCGTCGACTTCCTGGATTGGTCAG AAGCTAAACAGACCCTGCAGATGTTCATCAGCCACGTTCAGGCAACAATCACAGACccagagaaggtgcagggaaGGCTGAACAAGGAAGACAAG AATGCCTCTCTCAGTGCCTGTCGTGCAAAATCTGACTGGCTCAACAGCACCAAGGAGGCCACCAGGCTGGACTTTCTGGCTCAGAAGCAGGAGCTGGAAGATAAAATGCTTCCCATCTTCACTAAAATGGCCACACCCC GTCTTCCAACTGCAAAGAATGTTAAATCTTCAGTAAGCAGCAGCAGAATCTGA
- the TEX50 gene encoding testis-expressed protein 50 has translation MWKLNLWSLFCLKNKTMLIRSFFLGFSLWAVFLFQNGLCICDRPNWRRVGTDILPEDLKQMELGIQFMSTCLPYPLDQLSFYFTSLEITKECLDILCISCKVVLYLLCSLSVCYLWIKWRRHQRSDVMPKVVSQTSTVSVGTEFHSEHTSNVDEMLWRLVANTSMMLKYLKHVCHHESKAAPPLNKKRKVKETKVDEEIVTTCPYDHCSNVDTVMQEM, from the exons ATGTGGAAACTAAATCTCTGGAGTCTTTTCTGCTTAAAAAACAAGACAATGCTTATTAGAAGTTTCTTCCTGGGTTTTTCTCTCTGGGCTGTCTTCTTGTTCCAGAACGGCCTTTGCATCTGTGATCGCCCAAACTGGAGGAGAGTTGGCACGGATATTCTTCCAGAGGATTTGAAACAAATGGAGCTTGGAATACAGTTTATGTCTACTTGCCTGCCCTACCCTTTGGACCAACTGTCTTTTTACTTTACCAGCCTGGAAATAACCAAAGAATGCCTGGATATCCTGTGTATTAGCTGCAAAGTGGTTCTTTACCTCCTGTGCTCCTTATCTGTATGTTATCTTTGGATCAAATGGAGGAGACATCAAAGGAGTGATGTGATGCCCAAA GTAGTAAGTCAGACCTCCACAGTTTCGGTTGGAACAGAATTCCATAGTGAACACACCTCCAATGTGGACGAAATGCTGTGGAGATTGGTGGCAAATACATCCATGATGCTGAAATACCTGAAGCATGTCTGCCACCATGAGAGTAAAGCAGCCCCACCACTCAATAAAAAGAGAAAGGTGAAAGAAACCAAGGTTGATGAAGAAATCGTCACTACTTGTCCGTATGACCACTGCTCCAATGTGGATACTGTGATGCAGGAAATGTAA